From Solea senegalensis isolate Sse05_10M linkage group LG7, IFAPA_SoseM_1, whole genome shotgun sequence, a single genomic window includes:
- the tubgcp4 gene encoding gamma-tubulin complex component 4: MIHELLLALSGYPGTIFTWNKRTGLQVSQDLPFLHPSETSVLNRLCKLGSDYIRFTEFIEQHTGHVHQQEHHTNQPNQTGLHGIYLRAFCTGLDSMLQPYRQTLLDLEQEFLGDPHLTISHVNYKLDQFQLLFPSVMVVVEAIKSQKIHGCQILETVYKHSCGGLPPVRMALEKILAVCHGVMYKQLAAWMLHGLLLDQSEEFFVKQGPSAGGAAANQEEEEEDLGLGGLSGKQLRELQDLRLIEEENMLAPSLQQFSLRTEMLPSYIPIRVAEKILFVGESVQMFENHNHNPSRAGSILKHQEDTFAAELHKLKQQPLFSLVDFENLMDRIRSTVAEHLWTLMVEESDLLEQLKIIKDFYLLGRGELYQVFIDLAQHMLKTPPTAVTEHDVNVAFQQAAHKVLLDDDNLLPLLHLTVDYQGKDSKDGSGPRDGATPPQDTSPREVPPTGWAALGLIYKVQWPLHILFTPAVLEKYNVVFRYLLSVRRVQSQLQHCWALQMQRKHLKSSQTDAVKWRLRNHMAFLIDNLQYYLQVDVLESQFSQLLQQINSTRDFESIRLAHDHFLSNLLAQSFILLKPVFHCLNEILELCLTFCSLVSQTVASLDERGTAQLDILVKGFRRQSSLLFKILSSVRNHQINSDLAQLLLRLDYNKYYTQAGGTLGSV; the protein is encoded by the exons atgattcaCGAGCTCTTGTTGGCTTTAAGTGGATACCCAGGGACAATTTTCACGTGGAACAAACGGACAGGTTTGCAG GTGTCACAAGACCTGCCTTTCCTTCACCCCAGTGAGACCAGTGTCCTCAACAGGCTCTGTAAACTGGGCTCTGACTACATACGCTTCACAGAGTTCATAGAACAACACACTGGCCATGTGCATCAACAA GAACATCACACAAACCAGCCCAACCAGACTGGACTTCATGGCATTTATTTGCGGGCTTTCTGCACAGGGCTGGACTCTATGCTGCAGCCGTACAGACAGACTCTGCTAGACCTTGAACAAGAG TTTCTTGGAGATCCTCATCTGACAATATCCCATGTGAATTACAAGCTCGATCAG tttCAGTTACTATTTCCCTCTGTGATGGTGGTGGTAGAGGCTATAAAATCACAGAAG ATCCATGGTTGTCAAATCCTGGAGACGGTATACAAGCACAGTTGTGGGGGGCTTCCTCCTGTACGCATGGCCTTAGAAAA GATTCTTGCAGTTTGCCATGGTGTGATGTATAAGCAGCTAGCAGCTTGGATGTTGCATGGATTGCTGCTGGACCAAAGCGAGGAGTTCTTTGTGAAGCAGGGTCCCAgtgctggaggagctgctgccaaccaggaggaggaggaggaggacctggGACTGGGAGGCCTGAGTGGGAAACAGCTCAGAGAACTACAGGATCTG AGGCTGATTGAGGAGGAGAACATGCTGGCTCCATCTCTGCAGCAGTTCTCTCTCAGAACTGAGATGCTGCCTTCTTACATCCCAATCCGAGTTGCCGAGAAAATCCTCTTTGTGGGAGAATCTGTCCAGATGTTTGAAAACCACAACCACAATCCATCGAGAGCTG gcTCCATACTGAAACACCAGGAGGACACGTTTGCTGCTGAGCTGCACAAACTCAAACAGCAGCCTCTCTTCAGTCTGGTGGACTTTGAAAACCTCATGGATCGCATCAGGAGCACAGTGGCAGAG CACCTCTGGACGTTGATGGTGGAGGAGTCTGATCTGCTCGAACAGCTCAAG ATCATTAAAGACTTCTACTTGCTTGGTCGTGGTGAGCTCTACCAGGTTTTTATTGACCTGGCACAGCACATGCTGAAGACGCCTCCAACAGCTGTCACTGAGCACG ATGTAAACGTGGCCTTTCAACAGGCGGCTCATAAGGTGCTGCTGGATGACGACAACCTCCTGCCTCTGCTGCACCTCACTGTGGACTATCAGGGCAAAGACAGCAAAG acgGGTCAGGCCCCAGAGATGGAGCCACGCCCCCACAGGACACGTCCCCTCGTGAGGTCCCTCCCACAGGCTGGGCAGCTCTCGGCCTCATCTACAAAGTCCAGTGGCCACTGCACATCCTCTTCACTCCTGCTGTCTTGGAGAA GTACAATGTTGTGTTCAGGTACCTGCTCAGCGTGCGGCGGGTGCAGTCACAGCTGCAGCATTGCTGGGCTCTGCAGATGCAGAGGAAGCACCTAAAGTCCAGCCAGACTGATGCCGTCAAGTGGAGATTACGCAACCACATGGCGTTTTTGATCGACAACCTGCAGTACTACTTACAG GTGGACGTCCTGGAGTCTCAGTTCTCTCAGCTACTTCAGCAGATCAACTCTACCAGAGACTTTGAAAGCATCAGATTAGCCCACGACCATTTCCTCAGCAACCTGCTCGCCCAGTCCTTCATCCTACTGAAGCCG GTTTTCCACTGTCTGAATGAAATCCTTGAGCTGTGTCTCACTTTCTGCTCACTGGTCAGTCAGACTGTGGCCTCTCTGGACGAGAGGGGAACTGCTCAGCTTGACATCCTGGTCAAG GGTTTCAGACGGCAGTCGTCCTTACTGTTCAAGATCCTTTCAAGTGTGAGGAATCATCAGATCAACTCTGACCTGGCTCAGCTGTTGCTGCGACTGGACTACAACAAGTACTACACACAGGCTGGAGGCACTCTGGGCAG tgtttaa
- the LOC122771944 gene encoding CDKN2A-interacting protein — MAGESSGEDIVSEYLGQNPHLAPWIDSLRGYCETNKQWFARREFILRNMETFSTVEPGVPSSSLDKLISLSMVWANHVFLGCSYPQAVMDKIKEMSEGIVVQDAPVHRTTKDESMMKGKRSAKSEGDAESCVKRAKCGPNEIDSRPAGRTATWPMSQKAGPQPQAPAEYQPFFNRLYKTVAWKLVSAGGFGPNMDHFEILRSCVESCKQTLICVFVPLKDITGLPTGRTQKEGHVCEIRCQTVYMGTGYGRDESASRAMAAKEALKAFQGRKVTVKICKRRYKGRDVEDLILLDEQPRNQGFPPALSYPFQDMQQEDGSS; from the exons ATGGCGGGGGAGAGTAGCGGAGAAGACATAGTTTCAGAGTACCTGGGCCAGAACCCGCACCTGGCCCCCTGGATTGACTCCCTCAGGGGATATTGTGAGACCAACAAGCAGTGGTTCGCCCGGAGAGAGTTCATATTGCGAAATATGGAGACTTTCTCAACAGTGGAGCCAGGAGTCCCCAGCAGCAGTCTGGATAAGCTGATATCTCTGTCTATGGTCTGGGCCAATCACGTTTTCCTCGGCTGCAG CTATCCACAGGCTGTAATGGACAAGATCAAGGAGATGAGTGAGGGGATCGTTGTTCAAGATGCTCCTGTTCACAGAACCACAAAGGATGAATCTATGATGAAAGGAAAGCGGAGTGCTAAATCTG AGGGCGATGCTGAGAGCTGTGTGAAAAGAGCTAAATGTGGCCCTAACGAGATTGACAGTCGACCTGCAGGGAGGACAGCAACGTGGCCGATGAGTCAGAAAGCAGGACCTCAACCACAGGCTCCAGCAGAGTACCAGCCTTTCTTTAACCGCCTCTACAAGACAGTGGCCTGGAAGTTGGTGTCAGCCGGGGGCTTTGGTCCCAACATGGACCATTTTGAAATACTTCGTAGCTGCGTTGAGTCATGTAAACAGACCttgatctgtgtgtttgtgccactGAAGGACATCACAGGCCTCCCTACAGGTCGCACACAAAAAGAAGGCCACGTGTGTGAAATTCGCTGTCAGACTGTCTACATGGGTACAGGATATGGGCGAGATGAATCTGCTTCTAGAGCCATGGCTGCCAAAGAAGCCCTTAAAGCCTTTCAGGGGCGAAAAGTGACAGTTAAGATCTGTAAACGTAGGTACAAAGGGAGAGATGTGGAGGATTTGATTTTGTTGGACGAACAGCCTCGGAATCAGGGGTTTCCTCCCGCACTCAGTTACCCTTTTCAGGACATGCAGCAGGAGGATGGTTCTTCCTAA
- the LOC122772531 gene encoding cocaine- and amphetamine-regulated transcript protein-like, with translation MLPRVRTMQSSRLLSGALLCALLLLSSAFGVEVMDTESEEELSPRALRDFYPKGPNLTSEKQLLGALQEVLEKLQTKRLPLWEKKFGQVPTCDVGEQCAVRKGARIGKMCDCPRGAFCNFFLLKCL, from the exons ATGCTGCCGCGCGTCAGGACCATGCAGAGTTCCAGGCTGCTGAGCGGTGCGCTCCTCtgcgcgctgctgctgctctccagcGCCTTTGGAGTCGAAGTGATGGACACCGAGTCCGAGGAGGAGCTGAGCCCCAGAGCGCTGCGGGACTTTTACCCCAAAGGTCCGAACCTGACCAGCGAGAAGCAACTG CTTGGAGCCCTACAAGAAGTTCTTGAAAAACTGCAGACTAAGCGACTGCCTTTGTGGGAAAAGAAATTTGGACAAGTCCCAACG tgtgatGTCGGGGAGCAGTGTGCCGTGAGAAAGGGAGCACGGATCGGTAAGATGTGCGACTGTCCCCGGGGAGCGTTCTGCAACTTTTTCCTGCTGAAGTGCTTATGA